CTGGGTGACGTCGTTGACGTTGGCCGCGGTCGTGATGACCTTGAGCGGGGTGCCGCGTCCGTCGCAGATCAGGTGGTGTTTGCTGCCCGTCTTCCGCCGGTCGACCGGCGACGGGCCGGTGTCGGATCCCCCTTTTTCGCGCGGATGTGGGAACCATCCACGCAGGCCCGTGACCAGTCGAGTTCGCCGGCGGCGTTCAGCTCTGCGAGCAGAACCCGGTGCAGCCGGTCGAAGACTCCTGCTTTCTGCCACCGGTCCAGACGACGCCAGCAGGTCTGCCCCGAACCGAACCGTAGCTCCAGGGGCAGAAGTTGCCAGGCTATGTCGTTGTGGAGGACGAACAGGATGCCCTGCAGGCAGAGCCGATCCGACACCGGCCGCGGCCCCGGCGACCGCTCCGGCCACGGAGGCAGCAACGGCTCGATCAACGCCCACAACTCATCGTCCACGATCCATGGTCGAGTGCTCACGCCATCTCGAACGGCCGAATCGTCACATCGGTCACGCCCGACCAGGGCATCTCAACAAGATCTTGTTACGAGCTCTAAGCCGCAAGTCCGGACGTGGGCGCAGGAGCGTGCAGCCCTGGCCGCCACGTGCACGAGTTCGTCACGCGTCGGCGAGAAGAGGGTCGTACGGGGTGCTCGTGCGGCGGCCCGACATGAAGGAGAGGAAGTCACCCACGAAGGTGCTCCGGCCGTAGGCGCGGTCGGTGGGGTTGAGGTCGCGGTGGAAGGCGGTGCGGAAGAGGGTCCGGTGCTCGTTGGCATCGATGCTCCCGCTGCCGTCCTTGTCGGTGGCGTCAAAGAGCACCTCGGCAACGCGGATGAGCGCGGGTCCGGCGAGGGAGGGGATGGCGGCGGCGTACTCCTCGGCGCTGACGCGGCCGTCGCCGTCCGTGTCGAGAGCGGCCTGGAGCTCGCGCCACCAGGCGGCGAAGGCGTCGTAGAGCCGGGTCTCCTCGGGCTCGTCCAGGTCGAGGCGGGTGGACAGTTCGCGTGCCATGGCGGCGAGGTCAGGCCAGTCGAGGTAGCCGTCGCCGGTCTGGTCCAGCACTTGGCGGAAGAACTCCCCCGCTGAGCGCCGGCCCTCTCCCGTGCCCGCGGAAGGCGCCGGGTCCGGGCCCGGGCCGGCGTCGCCGCCCAGCGGTGTGAGGAGACGGAGCAGGGCAGACGCCCGCTTCATACGGGCGCGCAGGGCGGCCACGGTCCGGGCGCGGGGGTCGTCGCTGCCAGGAGAGAGGGAGAGGACTTCGATGATGCTTTCGGCGCTGATCCAGCCCTCGGGCAGGAAGCGGGCGAGCCCGGCGGCGAGGTAGGCGCCCTGCATGAGGGTCTGGGCACCGGGCATCTCCGGCAGCCCGGCCCTGCGCCGGTATGGCTCGGGGAGCGAGGCGACGGTGATCGCGCCGAGGAGCGGGCCGACGACGGCCCGGCCGGCCGCCCACAGCGTCGGCGCGCCCGCAAGCAGCGCCGGGGCGGGCAGGTGGTCGAAGAGCCGGTAGAGGATGACGCGGGCCGCTTCGGTGTTCTCGAGCTCGTTTTCGACGACCCGGTCGAAGTACCGCCAGAAGTCGTCCAGGTCCGCGGGGAGTTCTGCGGCGTCTCCGTCGAGCGCGGCGAGGAACGTGCGGTACTCGGCGTACATCCGCTCCATCGTGTCCTGGTCGAGCGGCTGGCCGCTCAGCCGGCACATGGTGACAGCGCTCTCGAAGAGGGTGGCGACCACCCAGGCCCGGGCCGCGCGGTCCATCGCGTCGTAGGCGCGGCCACGGGAGTCGGACCCGCTCATGCGGGCGTGCAGCCGGTTGAGCCGAGCGGCCTCCCGTTCGCGTACCGCGGGGTCGGCGCCGAACATGCGCCGCATGCTGAGGAAGGTGTTGCGCAGCCGGCGCCAGGGGTGGGCGACGAAGGTGGAGTTGTCGACGAGGGCGGCGCCGATCTGCGGGTGAGCGGCCTCCAGCACGGTGGCGCGGATCATGGCCAGCGCCCAGCGCGGGTCGTCGAAGAAGGCGCTGAACTGCGATTCCGGGCCGAACAGGGATGCCTCGTCGGCCGTGCCCGTGGTTTCGGTGGTCATGATGGGTCTCCGTCGGTCAGGGGCGGCACGCCGCCGAAGCGGCGGTCGCGGCGCCGGTAGGTACGCAGGCACGCGAGAAACTCGGGGGCTCGGAAGTCCGGCCAGAGCACCTCGGGGAAGACCCACTCGGCGTAGGCAACTTGCCAGAGCATGAAGTTGGAGATGCGCTGCTCGCCCGAGGTGCGGATGACGAGGTCCACGTCGGGGGTGTCGGGGAACGGCAGGTGGTCCGCGAAGAGCCGCTCGGTCACCTCATCAGCGGGCGTCCTGCTGCGGATCAGCGACCTTGCGGCCTCCACGATGTCCCGGCGCCCGCCGTGGTCGAAGGCCACGGTCAGCGTCATCCCGCGGTTGTCGGCGGTCAGCGCCGCCAGATCGTCGAAGTCTCGGGCCAGTTCACGGGGGATACGCGGGTCGGCGACCCCGAGGAAGCGACAGCGGATACCACGGGCCAGCAGCAACGGCGCATGCTTCCGAACGACCCGGCGGACCAAGCGCATCAGATAGTCGACCTCCGCGCCAGGGCGGTTCCAGTTCTCAGTGGAGAAGGCGTACAGGCTGAGCCACTCGACACCGGCGGCCCGGGCCGCCTCGATGATGTCGATGACGGTAGTCTCCGCAGCCCGGTGGCCCGCCGTCCGGGGAAGCGAACGCCGCTGCGCCCAGCGGCCGTTGCCGTCCATCACGCAGGCTACGTGCCGAGGCACCGCACGCACCGGCCCGTCGTCCTGCCGCAGCTCGTCGCCGTACTGTCGCCCGCCCGGCCGGTCCTTCGTCGCCGGGCGGGCGTGCGGGACGCCGTGGCCCGTCACGCCCAGCCCCGTGCCACCCGGAACGGCACGGTCGGCCCTACCGCGCTCGGCCACGCCCACCCCGTCTCCCCCATACCCACGCCCCACCGGCGCGTTCCCTCCCAAGAGCCTGACGGCGCGAAAGAGTCCTGACCGGCCAATCGGGTGACTGTCACCCTTAGCTCATACGTCCGATTCCCGCGTTCCGGCATCAGTGGCTTCTCCGCTGACCGCGATCGACAACCTCGTCCGAGCCGGCACCACCTGTCTCCTTCTCAACGGGTGCAGCGAGGGGGGACGCATCAGCCGGATGGGGTCGGCGCTGTGGCGGGCTTCGCCCACGATGCGGTCCACGCGCAGGCGGCCGGCGGGGAAGAGCGACTCACTGGAAGATCAGTTGGACGGCGGCGGCGCCAATGGGCGGGATGGAATGGTCGACGGCGGTGGGACCATCCCCGCAGGCGCGGGGAGCACGCCGCCCATCAGGTCGCCGATCCGGCCCAGGAGGGACCATCCCGCACGCGCGGGGAGCAGGGTGTCGAACTGCGCAGATCAACATCCGCCCAGACCATCCCCGCGCCTGCGGGGATGGTCCCGGGCAGTGGCCGGAAGGCCCGGTGGCGTGATGGTGCTCCCCGCGCCCGGTGGAAAAGCTGACGAGCCGACAGCAGCGAGGCGCGGACCGCGTGTTCTGCAGCAAGGAACTCGCAACGGGCCGGGTCACGGACCTCGGCCCACGCCCCCTCGTCGCACACGGCATCAAGGCACGCTGGTTCCCGCGGGCGTGCCGACCACGGTGCGCGCCATGACCCGCCCCTTGCGGGACCCTCCCGCTTCGATGTCTTCCGGCACCGCCAGGAACACGGCTCCGGGCCGCTCGCTCTGCGCGGTCTTGAACGCCTTGCGGGTCATCTCCGGCACCGCGTCGGGACACTCGATGCGGGCCGACCACTGGGTGACCGGAGCGAACATTGACACCAGGTCGATGACCTGGTGCGATTCCTTGTGGACACGGCGCAGCGACCCCTGCGCGGCCAGGGCCACCATCGGGGAGCCGTTGGTCATCGCGTCGCGGTGCCGAGCGGCAGATTAATCGCACCAGGTCCCAACGTCGCCGAGCACACCCCGGCGCGGCCGGTCAGCCGTCCGTAGATCTCCGCCATGAACGAGGCGGCCTGCTCGTGACGCACCAGGATGTACCGGACCCCGGAGTCGCGTTTTGGCTACCCATGACACGAACTTAGGCACGCCCACCGAGCCCGGCCACTCACAGGCAGCTGGCCGAGGCGGCGGTGCGGACACCAAAGCCTCGGGCATGCCGAGGCCATTCGGCGGCCCTGTGATGGCGGCTGCTGCGGGCTGCCCGCAGGCTGAATCCGGATGTGGACGCGCGCCGCCGAGCATCGTGCTGCGCAGAGAGTTCCGGGAGGACCGTGTGACCGCCTCGTCGCCCGCCACCGACACACCGCCGGCCCGCTACGACGACCTGCAGGCTCTGGTGATCAACTGCACCCTCAAGCGCTCGCCGGGAACGAGCAACACCCAGGGCCTGATCGGCCGCAGCACCGCAATCATGGAAGGCCAAGGTGTCCACGTCGACATCGTCCGGGCCGTCGACCACGACATCGCCACGGGCGTATGGCCCGACATGACGGAGCACGGCTGGGAGACCGACGCCTGGCCGGACCTCTACCGTCAGGTCATGGCGGCCGACATCCTCGTGCTGGCCGGACCGATCTGGCTGGGCGACAACAGCTCCGTGATGAAGCAGGTGATCGAACGCCTCTACGCCTGCTCCAGTCTTCTCAACGACGCAGGCCAGTACGCCTATTACGGTCGCGTCGGCGGCTGCCTGATCACCGGCAACGAGGACGGCGTCAAACACTGCGCGATGAATGTGCTCTACAGCCTCCAACACCTGGGGTACACCATCCCTCCCCAGGCCGACGCCGGATGGATCGGCGAGGCCGGCCCCGGCCCCTCCTACCTCGACCCGGGCTCCGGCGGACCCGAAAACGACTTCACCAACCGCAACACCACGTTCATGACCTGGAACCTGCTCCACCTGGCCCGGGCATTGAAGGACCTGGGTGGCATCCCCGCCTACGGCAACCAGCGCACCGCCTGGGACGCAGGCTGCCGCCACGACTACGAAAACCCGGAACACCGCTAGGGACACCAGTGGCATGGGCAGCCGCGTCGGTTGGAAGCAGGGGCCCGTCCCTGCGCCAGTCGCGGCAATCGCAAAGAAGCTCGACGAAGAGGCGATGTCGAAGCCGGGACCATCCCCGCACGCGCGGGGATGGTCCCGCACATAATGCGCACACACAAAACCCCAGGTCAGTAGGACCTTGCGATGGGGTCCAGGATCGCCACGCACTCCACGTGGTGCGTCATCGGAAACAGGTAAAAATCTGTTCGACCACAGCATCTGATTACTCGTCAGCAAGGTCGGCAAAGGGTCAGCAAGTGTTTGATTAGACCTGGTCACAGGTGCCAACACTTGCGACCGCTGACCGCTCCGAGGGAGCACCCACCAGCAGGCACAGCTGAGCCCCCTCGCCGGTCCGGTGAGGGGGCTCGGCAAAGGCCACGCGGCGGGCCGTGACACGGTCGATCAGGCCCGGTCAGCGCACCCGGCCGCGCGGTTTCAGGGCCACCGGCGGGAGTTCCGGAGCGGGGAGGCGGGCGCCGTCGTAGCCCGTTACGGCGCCGAAGCGGGTGCTGTCCATCCAGTCCTTGCGGGCCGACTCGATCTCCTCGTGGGAGCGGCCGATGAAGTTCCACCACATCACGATCTCCTCGTCGAACGGCTCTCCCCCGATCAGCAGCAGCCCCGAGTCGCTGAGGGCGCGCAGCGGCAGCTCGGTGCGTCCGGATCCCAGATAGAGCATGGAGCCGGGGTCGAGACGCACGCCGTCGACCTCGGTGGCTCCGGACATCGTCAGCACGGCGTACTCGAAGTCCGGCTCCACCGGCAGCCGTACGTCCGCGCCTTCGGCGAGCGCGAGGTCCGCGCCGACCAGCGGCGAATACGTCGTGCCCGGCGACACGGCGCCGTCCAGTCCGCCCAGGACGACGGTGGCCGTCAGCCCCGGCCCCGTGACTACCGGCAGGTCGACGTGGTGCTCGAAGGCCGGCGCGGTGTTCCGGTGGGCGTCGGGCAGCGCGACCCACAGCTGAGCGCCGTGCAGCAGCCGGGGATGCGGTACGGCGCTCTGCTCGGAGTGCGCGATGGCCCGCCCCGACGTCATCAGACCGAGCTGACGAGGACGCAGGACCTGCACGCTGCCGACGCTGTCGCGGTGCAGGACCTCGCCCTCGTGCAGCCAACTCACGGTCTGCAGGCCCGTGTGCGGGTGGGGCGGCACCTGCATGCCGGGCTCGTCGGCGATGTCGTCGGGCCCGTAGTGGTCGACGAAGCACCAGGCGCCCACCATGCGCCGTCCCAGGTTCGGCAGCAGTCTGCGCACGACCGTGGCGCCCAGACTCGCCTCCCGCGCGTTCAGCAGCTCCCTGACGGGCTGTCCTGGTACGCCGGCCCGGCCTCCGCACTCACGGAGGCTGGGCCGGAGGTCGAGATCACTCATGACGGCTGGGTCCCTTCTGTCGCGGCGGGCCGCGGTACGGAGTTGCGCCTTCCCGGGCGCTCGGGCGCGGGCATGACGGGCACTTCACCCCGTACCGCCCGCGTGACGGGTGTCCGGTCGGGAGCCCGGGGCCGCTCCGCCTGTGACACGGTCCGCGTCACAGTCCGAACCGCGCCCGCTGCCCCTGCGGCACCAGTTCGGCGTACTCCGGGTGCTTCCCGATCCAGCCACGGACGAAGGGGCAGAAGGGGAGCACCGCGAGCCCTTGCTCCCTGGCCGCGCCGAGGGCCGCGCGGGCGAGTACGCCGCCGAGGCCCCGGCCCGCGAACCGCGGATCGATTTCCGTATGGATGAAGGCGATCTCGTCCTGGTACCGGTGGTACTCGGCGAAGCCGGCGAGTTCGTCGCCGTCGAAGACCTCGAATCGCGATCGGCCGGTGTTGTCCGCCACGCGGGATTCCATCGCTTCTCCTCGGGAGGGTCGCTGCGCCGTCGTTCCTCCGCACGAGCAGGAGGCTTCCGCGGCAAGACAACCATTGGATAGTTGACTAGTCAACCGAGTCCATTGTCCGTGTCCGGGATTCGAGGTCAAGTCCCGTCTAGACTCCCGAAATCGACCGACGGAAGGCTGGCGCCATGCGGAGACTGCACTACGGCATGAACGTGTCCCTGGACGGCTATATCGCCGCGCCCGGCGACGACCTCAGCTGGAGCGCGCCGAGCGACGAGCTGTTCGAGTGGTGACTCGAGGAGGAGCAGGCGATCAGCCTGTTTCTGTACGGGCGCAAGCTGTGGGAGACCATGAGCTCCTACTGGCCGACCGGCGACCAGCAGCCGGGCGCCACCCCGGCGCAGATCGAGTTCGCGCGGAACTGGCGGGACACACCGAAGGTGGTGTTCTCCTCGACGGTCGACAAGGTCGACTGGAACTCCCGCCTGGTCACCGGCGACGCGGTCGCGGAGATCGCTCGGCTCAAGGCCGAGGACGGTGGGCCGATGAGGGTCGGTGGCGCGGCGCTCGCCGGGGCGGCGATGCGGGCCGGGCTTATCGACGAGTACGCGGTCGTCACCCATCCGGTCCTGGTGGGTGGCGGCGCACCGTTCTTCAGCGCGCTGGACAGCTGGGCGAACCTGAACCTGATGGAGACACGGACGCTTCCCGGCGGCGTGGTCCTGAACAGGTACGAGACGAGGCGCTGAACACCCCGGCCGAGCGGTGGGACAACGAGCCGTGGCCGCCGGGGCGATGAGGTCGGTCAGAGGGCGTCCGGGTAGCTGCCGTCTCCCAGATCGGGGTCCGGCAGCACTCCCGAGGGGTCCCGGACGGCGACCCTGCGTCCGTCCAGCCGCAGTCGGCGCAGCCCTTCGAGCGACATGCGACGGCCGAGATCGGAGAAGGAATGCACCCTGGTGACGTCCAGAACCACGTCGGCCGGGCCGTTCGAGTCGGCCATCAGGTCCAACAGCTCCGAAGCGGCGGTGAGTTGGACGTTGCCCCGCAGGGCGAAGGTGACCGTGTCCGGTGACTCGCTCACGTCGACGGCGTCGAGCCTGCCCTGATCGGAGGCGAACAGGTGCATCCCCATGTCCCGGGAGAGCCGCTCGAAGGCGCGACGTCCTCTCTGGCTGTTGCCGTGGGAGTCCAGGCGCGGGGAGAAGGTTCCGATGCCCACCCTGTCGGGCAGTACGCCGACGATGCCCCCGGCGACGCCGCTCTTGGCGGGGATGCCCACGCGGGTGAGCCAGTCGCCCGCCGCGTCGTACATCCCGGCCGCGGCCATCACGGCCATGACGTGGCGGGCGGTGGCGGGGTCCATGATCCGTTCGCCGGTCACGGGCTGGATACCTCCGGTGGCGAGCGTCGCGGCCATCACGGAGAGGTCCCGGACGCTGACGAGGATCGAGCACTGGCGGGTGTATCCCTCGACGACGGAGGGCACGTCCCCGTCGAGGATGCCGTAGGTGCGCAGCATGTAGGCGAGGGCGAGGTTGCGGTGCGCGGAGGCGAGTTCCGAGGCGCACACACGCTCGTCGACCCGCAGATCCCGTCCAGCGAGGCGGGAGAAGAACGTCACGGCGCGGTCGACGCGGTCGCCCTGGCCGGCCTCCGCGCCGACCAGGAGCGAATGCGTGGTGATCGCCCCGGCGTTGATCATCGGGTTCTTGGGCCGGTGGGTACCGCCTTCGAGGGAGAGCTCGTTGAAGGCCTCGCCTGATGGCTCGACCCCGACGGCGTCCAGGACCCGGTCGAGG
This window of the Streptomyces niveus genome carries:
- a CDS encoding oxygenase MpaB family protein, whose amino-acid sequence is MTTETTGTADEASLFGPESQFSAFFDDPRWALAMIRATVLEAAHPQIGAALVDNSTFVAHPWRRLRNTFLSMRRMFGADPAVREREAARLNRLHARMSGSDSRGRAYDAMDRAARAWVVATLFESAVTMCRLSGQPLDQDTMERMYAEYRTFLAALDGDAAELPADLDDFWRYFDRVVENELENTEAARVILYRLFDHLPAPALLAGAPTLWAAGRAVVGPLLGAITVASLPEPYRRRAGLPEMPGAQTLMQGAYLAAGLARFLPEGWISAESIIEVLSLSPGSDDPRARTVAALRARMKRASALLRLLTPLGGDAGPGPDPAPSAGTGEGRRSAGEFFRQVLDQTGDGYLDWPDLAAMARELSTRLDLDEPEETRLYDAFAAWWRELQAALDTDGDGRVSAEEYAAAIPSLAGPALIRVAEVLFDATDKDGSGSIDANEHRTLFRTAFHRDLNPTDRAYGRSTFVGDFLSFMSGRRTSTPYDPLLADA
- the uppS gene encoding polyprenyl diphosphate synthase, giving the protein MRAVPRHVACVMDGNGRWAQRRSLPRTAGHRAAETTVIDIIEAARAAGVEWLSLYAFSTENWNRPGAEVDYLMRLVRRVVRKHAPLLLARGIRCRFLGVADPRIPRELARDFDDLAALTADNRGMTLTVAFDHGGRRDIVEAARSLIRSRTPADEVTERLFADHLPFPDTPDVDLVIRTSGEQRISNFMLWQVAYAEWVFPEVLWPDFRAPEFLACLRTYRRRDRRFGGVPPLTDGDPS
- a CDS encoding flavodoxin family protein gives rise to the protein MTASSPATDTPPARYDDLQALVINCTLKRSPGTSNTQGLIGRSTAIMEGQGVHVDIVRAVDHDIATGVWPDMTEHGWETDAWPDLYRQVMAADILVLAGPIWLGDNSSVMKQVIERLYACSSLLNDAGQYAYYGRVGGCLITGNEDGVKHCAMNVLYSLQHLGYTIPPQADAGWIGEAGPGPSYLDPGSGGPENDFTNRNTTFMTWNLLHLARALKDLGGIPAYGNQRTAWDAGCRHDYENPEHR
- a CDS encoding pirin family protein: MSDLDLRPSLRECGGRAGVPGQPVRELLNAREASLGATVVRRLLPNLGRRMVGAWCFVDHYGPDDIADEPGMQVPPHPHTGLQTVSWLHEGEVLHRDSVGSVQVLRPRQLGLMTSGRAIAHSEQSAVPHPRLLHGAQLWVALPDAHRNTAPAFEHHVDLPVVTGPGLTATVVLGGLDGAVSPGTTYSPLVGADLALAEGADVRLPVEPDFEYAVLTMSGATEVDGVRLDPGSMLYLGSGRTELPLRALSDSGLLLIGGEPFDEEIVMWWNFIGRSHEEIESARKDWMDSTRFGAVTGYDGARLPAPELPPVALKPRGRVR
- a CDS encoding GNAT family N-acetyltransferase, producing MESRVADNTGRSRFEVFDGDELAGFAEYHRYQDEIAFIHTEIDPRFAGRGLGGVLARAALGAAREQGLAVLPFCPFVRGWIGKHPEYAELVPQGQRARFGL
- a CDS encoding glutaminase encodes the protein MKTPVPDYLDEVLDSLRDDTSGANADYIPELAEADPEPFGMALTTTLGRTYAAGDADTEFSIQSISKPFAYAAAIIDRGLDRVLDAVGVEPSGEAFNELSLEGGTHRPKNPMINAGAITTHSLLVGAEAGQGDRVDRAVTFFSRLAGRDLRVDERVCASELASAHRNLALAYMLRTYGILDGDVPSVVEGYTRQCSILVSVRDLSVMAATLATGGIQPVTGERIMDPATARHVMAVMAAAGMYDAAGDWLTRVGIPAKSGVAGGIVGVLPDRVGIGTFSPRLDSHGNSQRGRRAFERLSRDMGMHLFASDQGRLDAVDVSESPDTVTFALRGNVQLTAASELLDLMADSNGPADVVLDVTRVHSFSDLGRRMSLEGLRRLRLDGRRVAVRDPSGVLPDPDLGDGSYPDAL